Within the Malus sylvestris chromosome 4, drMalSylv7.2, whole genome shotgun sequence genome, the region AAAGACAAATAGAAGACACAGGAATGCCAGAAGCATAAATGATTATCCTCCTCAGGTTGGAATACAGCAATGTTTCCTGTCAATTAGAAAGTAACTCAAAAGAAGTTCAGAATTAAAGGACATACACAAAAGGGAGAAAAGGTGGGTCTGCTTTGACTATAGGGCTAGTAGAATAATGAGGCCATGCTTCTTGTATGGGATACAGTCACACTTCCACAAAATTTACCCAAGAGTCATCATTTGCTGTTGGTGCTGGTCGGAAAAGGGAGAGAGACTTGGCCCCGGACACGGGGGGCCGGGAATGCCAACAAAATCAATATTGTCCACAACTTTGTAATTACCACTTGCACAATCCATCAAGTGTgaaattttatcacaaaaggccttggTGTTAGTTGGAGTGAGattatgatatttaaactcttattttcttAGAAATACGGTTAATGTGAGATATTTCaaccactgttctaaaaatccccgcctaaaCGCTAGGCGGTTAGTCACCAACTCGATTAATgactaggcgtttgaaaattaagaaagggtgcCTAGTTTTGATGAGAagaccacctaggcacccgTCTAGCCCTTCCAAACCCGCCCAGGCATCCGCCTCgattgcaactcacttagacaaaataatgaactttcattttgcattttattttttttcaataaattgtaagagacttgttgaatacttaaatgaacacacattatatgcatgttccccatgtttttcattatgttccaatactttataatgtatatgtcattctattttgtagtctatgataaaattatatatatttgaagtatagacacacacttatttacacgaaatataatacatttaattaaattcacCTAGTCTGCCTAAGCGCTAGGCCTTGGTCCACCGCCTGACTAGCGCCTAGAGTCTTTTAGAACTTTGATTTCAACACAGCCCCTCATGTGGGACCCATTAATGGATCGCGCGTGGGAGATCCACACATTGACAACCACCTAGAGCCAAGGGGACTCACCCTACACGCGGGGCCCCATCACATGGTAGTACGGGTTCGTCCCTGACtatgataccatgtagaattattaGAGAGACGGGCCAAAGACCCCACCAATGATGCCTTCAGTGTTAAATCCGCTTACTGATGGGAGATTAAGACAAAGACGAGAAGACGAAAGAAAGATCTCCAACAACACATATATTgtccaacttggtaattactgCATGCACAATCTGTcaagtgtggggttttatcacaaaaggcctcggtgttAGTTGGAGTTtggttaggatatttaaactcttttttttttagagatacAATCGATGTGGAATATTTCAACCTAATATATATCCTTCTTTCTAAAGCACTCGTCACTCGATGAGTAATGAGTGGTTTAGGAAGAGAGGAGTGATGTTTCTTGGGTTGTATGGAAGAATCTCccggacaaaaaaaaaaaaaaaagaaagaaaaaagaaaacaactggATATGCAGTTGACATTATCAACCTCacaactagggatgggcaatggttatgcgggcaggtaaccgcggttaatttacccataaccgtttatgctcatatcCGCATAACcttttacccgttgggtaattgcctaaacggttatacccatacccataaccgtttataaacggttaaccatacccataaccgcatacccatttaaccgtaaccgtttaatacccgtttacccatttatcatttttaacccgtttatcttctttttttttaccattacccttttttcacccgtctacatgttttttaacaacttgaaaattaaaaaaaaattgtcataattttttttttaacaattaaacaccattataggtacattcatcatacattttcatattttaatttttttaagtccttataccattccaataattgaaataatagtttacgaacgatatttttaattgttaccaatgaaggtaaaaataatatttgctaagtattattgggttacaaaaattgtttagaaggcatttctgtcaatttcacggttacccgcaatgaatttaaattaatttggccaattccttgatgatgagaatcatcattcctgtagtagtgttattgagagaatgaccgatgaattccttgctaatttattgggtgctaagtattattggatcgagaacatggtttgtgttagttttacatatataaaataaatgggtaaacggttacccgtttataaccgtggttaatacccataaccgcccatttaaatttcgcgggtaaacggttatacccataaccatttatttatctaaacggttacccataaccgtaaccgtttaatttaaatgggcggataaccgtggttacccataaccaataggtatttgcccatccctactcaCAACAGCTCTAAAGGTTCACAAAACTATTTGTATTGATTAAAGCCACTCAGCCAACATGTTAATTAGAAACTGATTACTTTTCATTCTTAACATTTTCTTGCTTCGACTGTGTTAGAGACTGTTCTTCAACGGATGCAAAAATCCCTAAAGACCCTTTTTAATGGCAGTGGCCTAAGATCTAAAATTTAGGCCATAGAATTTTAAGCCTTAAGCCAAAAATAGTTGTTTGCCTCCAATGGTATGGCCTAAAATTTAGGCCACAAAATTATTAAGTATGGTTTTAGCCTCATTTTGTTTTCGATTGACTATTTTAAAAATAGCATTTGTTTAAATCAAATCAACTTATTTGTATCaacattttaacgaaaaatatttaaattccgaaaaaaaagaatgaaaaatcaTACAACTTATGCACGTCAACCACACTTAAACCTCTTCCTACACATACCTAGCACGGTCGATCCATTCGTACACGCACCAACCACACTTTCACTTCACCTTATTCCTATACACACCAAAAACACTAACACCAAACAtatgaaggaaaatatttgATAAGCTAAGTTCATTAAGCTACATAATACATGCATAACAATTGAATGGCAGaagcatgcttgtatgcactttaaaacaaaacttaaaccataaaattcaaagcctagtagtggTAGTGAACCAAGACTTAACTTTAATCACAAAGAGAATTGacaaactttatacctttgaagtcCATCTTTGCACAAGCAAAGGCTAGTCACCCATGAGAGGACCTTCATTCCTCTCCTTGAGTTGAACTTCATGGCCATCATCTTCACGTAGTTGCCTCCTTGGATTCTTGGATTTGAATGCTTGAAAGATTCTCCAAAGCCCCCAAAGTTGAGGCCTCTAACTTCTGACACCAAGGAGGATTATAGATGAAAATGAGTGATAGGACTTTTACTATCTACGCAAATAGGGgcaaaatcacacaaaatacttgcaagaatacaagattattgtagtatagatgctcatgcaaggtcgttctccacaaggactatttggataatttatataaagacaattcctaattaactacttaagattaaaaattcagAGAAGAGTTTTTGAACTtgaataatattaaaaacgtttttaattaaaatttatcagTAAATTCTCCCAAAAATAATATGACAAaagaaaagattttttttaaataccaatttataaaagTACTAGGGTTCCATCATCACCTAGCAATTCTAtgcatttttaccaattacttttGATCTACACATGACGCTTTAAAGGTTAGgtttcctaatatatatcctacttgaaatctccaacatagaacgtatatctaacatgcaacctgtCCAGACATTCGGATTAAATATGAAAATGAGAGaccattatgctttatgaaaaccttttgaaaaaccatgcaacccttaagacacggtgttcatcctaagtgaaattacaattattaaccacaagaagccaacaTCAATTtaagggaaccttccgaccaaaattgcatcaaattacttttctaaagatcctaatggtgatcaatcattaagacaattagatagttttaatcacggtgattaataattcaaagtatgcatgcaattaatcataagtaattaaataaaaaatacatattcatgctaaggctcaaaaTGGATTAGTTATGCATACTCataataaaatcaaagaaaatatcattaactagaaaaagaatgaaaacaccttgtaGGTGAAAGGTCTAAAATTCTCCTAAGCTTTGATAAATTCTCTCAATGTCGCGTAAAGAACCCAAATGGCTAAaaaccttatttatactactccaAATTAAAACTCTCCTAGAAAAAGGttttctaaaaactaggaaataaaataataaaaggataACTAGGAATTACATTCCCATTATGAATAGGAAATCTGTCTAACACAGAAATAGCCACGTTTATGGACCTCCAGAGCTCCAAAACAAGCCCAAAATGACTCAATTTAAAGATTAGGACCTCCTCTTCAAGTTCCAAGAAGAGCCCAAATCCAAAATCGATCATCTTCCAGCCCAAAAATCACAAATAATCTATGCAGCCCAATCTGCCAGCACTGCATGCTGGGCATAAATTAATTCGTCATGATCAGTTGCTTTGGGATAAAGTTATGAAATTTTGACACAAACTTCTCGACAGATTCACCAACCCActtcaattggaatcactcaaaAATTACACTGTTTGATTACTTTATGCTCCAAACAAGTTCGCATGTCCTACATTAAAAACACATAGCAAAGCatcaaaatctcaccaaaataaTAACCATAATATACCAAGTATAGGGaataatatatagtataaaatcAACTCATCAAATACCTCCAAACTTAgttttttgcttgtcctcaagcaaaacaaatctaaaaaaaaaaaaacgaaaaaaaaagctgacaaacttaaaacttaaaaatgaaacttaactaaaacaaaattttcactttcaagtttcaatccatagaaaatgttaaaaatcaaaacatcttttcaaaagtttcAACCAATCCCACCACAGGATCTAAGCCATTTATAACCACTTAGAAAAGAATTCATAAACTTtctttggtgtaaagtgaaccatCATAGTTAAGGAGACTCGACCAAAACTCATACCTCTCAtccattttatttatacttCACACATACTagcttcacattttttttttcatttttcttttcaattgttttttctcttttttttcatataactttcttttctttcagtaATAGTAGTGGTCGTGCAACGTCGGTTCCCTTAAgctttcgatccaacccatgGAGCGAGCTTTAGATtaatgactcccaaaccactagggCTTTAGGCCACTAGGagtagaacacccctaaggacttattaactTGAGCTGAAAAACTACGAAATCAATTAACCACCCTGCCCCATGCCAAGACTCCACTATTTGACACGAGAATCACTGCTGATTAGGTAGGACTAGCCCAATTACTAGGCAAAGCCTCGGGTGGAGCAATAATTACATTGGATGCTCTGCATCCAATTGCCTCAAGCCTAGAGCCAACGGCTCTCTTCTTTTCATCAAACCTAGAGCCGAACAGCTCTTTTGCTCTTATTTTCAAACAACCCTCACAGAGACCCTTAGGATTCCCGATATAACATCACATGTCCCTATGCCTTCAATCACTCACTCTATGGAATATGAGAAGTAGCCCTCATTTCTCTAACTCAAACCCAGCGCCCATCCTTACAACCCACCCATTCATTCATCTCTCTAATCTCTGCATCCTTTCTGCAACAGAGAACCCAACCATGGTTGAAATCTAAAAGACTGAaatgctcaaggtaaaaccATCCTCAAATCGTTTGGTTTTATTTTCAGATTTATTTGTTTAGATAAATGTAACAAGATCTAACGCATGCATGTGGTTTTATCGGTGTAAGGACCCCTAATCGTTGCAAATCCGAGACAAACAACAAGCAATCTCAGCCGATCTACACCTCAGGTACATAAAAGTGGACTCCCTTTCGTTTAATCATCTAATGTATACACAATCTGCTCTTGTTCACAATGCATGTGGTTGATCCGTTGATCTTCATACTACACACCCCACAGGGTTAAAATACTCTCAAAGTGTAGAGTTGTTtttgtaggaaaaaaaaaatacatcttGGTGGTCTGCACATCTCAGCATGGAACAAAAGAAAAGATCTATTCTTGGAGATCACAGATCCGAACAAACAGCAGGTATAAAACCATTGTAATTTCAAGCATATAGACTGACTGCAAAACATAGCTATCTTCATCCTCTATCTGTGCATATCTCAGCATTGTTTCTAATTTTTGTGCAGGACACTTGAATCCGATGTATAGCCGAGAGAAAGGAAATGTTGAAGTTGCAGATCCAAAGGCAAACAAATTATCAACTGGCACATCGTCGAATTTTGAAAGGTATACACTCATATATGCTGGGATTTTTTTCTGGATATGTAAACTTTTGTGAATGAATATAGAATGCATATATCATCCATCTCTAAGAACACCCTCAAACTTAATAGAATGAAAAATGTGGGAGTAACCAGAATAAAAATTTGAATCTGGTAACTGTAAGCTGATGATGACTCTGAACTGAAAACACTGGCTCCCAATAAAATGAATTAATCCCTGAATCAGAACTGAGAGCATACATGTGGACTATGTGAATTGGAACCGTGTAGATGACACATGAAGAACCCATCCCAGAATTAAGTGATGATATAATTTTCAACTCTTGGATGCATGAATGATAGGCCTACTGAAAAAATCATGTCTCCTGAATAACTAATGAATTTGGTTGTTCTGTTTTTGTTGTGCAGGGAACCCACATTCTGGAAGCTTGACAAAAGCAAACCAAATGAAGATGAGTCCGGTCATCACAGATCCCTACGGCAACTGCAACGGACGAATCATGGCAAAAGCTTCCACGAACCCCAGATATGTGCATCTGGGAGGTAAAATTTTGAATCCCTGCAAGTGTAATTGTTGTAGATCTAGTAATAAAAGCTGTACTCAGTTCTGTAGTGTATGGATATGTGATTTAACTATGCTCCTCATCCATGCATCGCATAACTGAGCGGCAgaacaaaactcaaaaacaaaaataaaaactaacaaactagaaactaacaaaactaattaagacacaaaaatttcatcttcaagttgcaatccatagaaaacattaaaaattagaacatcttttcaaaagttccaactaATCCCACCACAGAGTATAAGTCATTTACAACCAATTAGAAATAATTCATGAACTTCCcttggtgtaaagtgaaccaacatagttaaGAAACTCGAGTAAAATCCCTACCTTTTGTCCTCTTTATTTAATACTTCATATATACTAAATTGATacataattttttctttcttatattcattttttttcctttttttttttttttccagtaatGGTGGTGATTGTGCAATGTCAGTTCACTTAAGCTTTCTATCCAACCCATGTAacgagctttaggtcaatgactcccaaaccacaaaggctttagggcactaagtgtagaacacccctaatGACTTGCTAACTTGAACTAAAAAGACTatgaaaccaactaaccactcTTCCCCATGCCAAGACTCTACCGTTTGACGCAAGAATTACTGCTGATTAGGCATGATTGGCCTAGTTACTAGGCAAAGATTCGGGtggaacaattattactttataacacatactaactttattttatatataacaaaaataataaaatacacTTAGAAAAAAGTAAGTGTTTCAATCTCTCCCCACAAACCGTGTTGGTGTCAATGTGCAAATTTTTAAAGTATAACCCgtgaattagtgtctaagcaatgataaatagaaaagactaTTGTGGGATTCATcttcaccatgtccatttgttctaaaatttaaaataatctatggattttaacttaaaaacgaaaatttttaactgacaaaaaaaaaaaaaatctaaaatttctgatttcccacccccaaacttaaatcacacattgtccttaaggtgtggaaaataaaggaaaaaaaaaaacataaaatgacTATTCCCTAgaacaacaaattaaaaaaaaaacattgagcaaagacaaacaaaataaactagggaaagaaaaagaaaagaaaggaaaataggGATTGGACACACCTGGAAT harbors:
- the LOC126618476 gene encoding uncharacterized protein LOC126618476 isoform X2, whose amino-acid sequence is MEQKKRSILGDHRSEQTAGHLNPMYSREKGNVEVADPKANKLSTGTSSNFEREPTFWKLDKSKPNEDESGHHRSLRQLQRTNHGKSFHEPQICASGSNGGDCAMSVHLSFLSNPCNEL
- the LOC126618476 gene encoding uncharacterized protein LOC126618476 isoform X1, with product MEQKKRSILGDHRSEQTAGHLNPMYSREKGNVEVADPKANKLSTGTSSNFEREPTFWKLDKSKPNEDESGHHRSLRQLQRTNHGKSFHEPQICASGSLPISRSSTDNIKQPQPLGELCVRQPGIIPIENSSRRTMCTM